The Candidatus Margulisiibacteriota bacterium genome contains the following window.
GATAGGCTAGAGAGATAGGCCATAGCGATCGGGCGTTTGAAGGTTGGGGAAAATGTCCCGCTGGTGACCACTCCGAGAGAGGCCCCTTTTTCATTGACTACGGCATTCCCTTGGCGGGGGATCGCGCGCCCTTCTAGTTCAAGTCCGACAAGCTGCCTTTGCGGGGGCTTAAGCAGCGCTTCCCGTCCGATAAAGGCCCCTTTGTCTAATTTTACGGCCCAAGCATAGCCCGCCTCGATGGGGGTGGTTGAGTCGTCATATTCATGGCCGTAAAGAGGGAGCCCCGCTTCCAGCCGCAGGGTGTCGCGCGCTCCGAGGCCGCACGGTTGTAGGCCAAGGGCCAGAAATTTATGCCAATAGTCGGCGCAGAGAGTTTTGGGGAGAACGATCTCCGCTCCATCTTCGCCGGTATACCCGGTTCTGGAAAGGATGAGCTGGCCCAAGATTAAAGTGTGATTTCGCTTAAGCCCGGCCAAAGTTGTATTAAGCGCTTTTTCAACCAGCGCGATAGCGGCCGGACCCTGGATAGAAAGCATCGCTTGATCGTTCATTTGATTGATAGTCACATTATTGGCGCGGTGGCTGGTCAGCCAGGCAATGACTTTATCGGTGTTGCTGGCGTTGCAGATGATCATGTAATGATCGGCAAAACGATATATCAGAATATCATCGACCGCTCCGCCCTGCTCGTTGCAGAGGACCGCGTACTGGCCTTGCCCGACAGCTAGGCGGGAAGCGTCATTGGTCGCGACCGATTGGATAAAAGGCAAGGCGTTAGCCCCTTCAATCCGCAGCAGTCCCATATGCCCGATATCGAAAAGCCCGGCTTGCTCCCGGACCGCCCGGTGCTCTTCGATGATCCCCTTGTAAGAGACCGGCATTTCCCAGCCGCCGAAGGGGACCATTTTGGCTCCGAGGGCCAAGTGGTCATTAAATAAAATTGTGCGCTTTAGCATGATCTTATTATATACCTTTTCTGAAATTCTGTTAAGAAAATGACGATATACATACGAGATGGCCATCGAAACACTTAGAGCCAAGATTGAAAGATCGGTCCGCCGCCGGGCGTTAAAAACGCTTTTTCCTAAGGCCGGGCCGGAACTACTGGAAAAAGCCCAGGCATATCAATACGCCATTCTTGGCGACAACGCCGGCTATTCTTTGGGGATGTATAATCCCGCGACTAAAACTCTTTTTACCGACGAAAAAGTTGCTTTTGGGCTTCCGGCCGAAAAACTCCGCCAATTTTCAACGGTTTTTGCCATTCAAAGTCACAGCAACCGGGCAATGTACATTGTCGAGAAAGACGGCAAGGTTTCCGAATTCAAAGGGAAAACCCCCTTTCAGTTTTATCCGGGAAAACGGAACCTAAACTCGGGCGATCCGGAAGGGCTCCTTTCTTTGGCGGCGGCCAGAAATGAAGTCAAGGGGCTTAGCCTCATCGGCGAATTAGAAGCCGAAGCGGTTGATTTAGGGGCGTTGTTTCCTGCTTACGATGGATACGCCCAGTTGTATCGCTCAGGCAAAGAGGGGAAATATTATCCCTGGTTGCGGCTTGATTCCCGTCCCGGCGTGACGAGGACTTTGGCGGAATTAGAAGGAAAAACGCTCGCGCAATTTCTTCATGAAAGCGGCGAACGGCTGGGCCGGCAACTGCGCAAACTTCATAAGGCCGGTTACACCCTGCATAATCCCTGGCGGGAGGGAACAGTCGGCCGTGAGACGGTCAGAAAGCCGCTCTGGTACTCTTCTTTGCATTCGGCCAATGTCGAGATCCACGGGAACCTGATCGATCCGGAAGGGATGCGGACCTTTGCGGAGGCGGAACAAACTTTCTGGCGGCGGCTGGCGGCCGAACCGACGGCCATCTCGGCTAAAGAAAGAAGTTGCTTTGAAGCAGGGAAAGTTTCGGTCCATTACTATTCGCGCCTTTGCGATATCCAGCGGTTCTTTGGCGGAACGCATCGCCTGGAAAAATCGATCGCCGGGGTTTTGGGGAAAGACAGTTTTATCGCGCTGCTGAAAGGGTTCCTGGCCGGTTATTATGATGGCTACCAGGCCAAAGAAAAGATCGACCAAGTCATTCTCGGGTTCAATCCGCCGCCAACGATCAAACGGATCGATCTTAGCCGAACGAATCACATCTTACGACAGTTGGAAGCGGCTTAAAGCAGCGCTTTTAACAAAGCGATAAAACGATCGTTCTGCCCCTTGGTCCCGATCGAAACCCGGACCGCCTCCGGAAACCCAAACGAGGTTAGGGGCCGAACGCTAACTCCCCGCGCCAGCAGCTCCCGGCAAAAATCGGTGGCCGGTTTTTTAATATTAACAAAAACGAAGTTGGCTTCGGTCTTAATATATTCCACGCCAAGGAGAGCAAAGGCCGCGTAGAGTTGTTTTTTCCCTGCCTCATTGTTCTTCAAGGTTTTTTCTAAGAAACGCTTGTCTCCCAGGGCCGCTTCCGCCGCCGCTTGCGCCGGGCGATTGACGTTAAAAGGAAGTTTCGTCTTGAAAAGCGGGGCGGTCAATTCCGGCCGGGCCAAGCCGTAACCGACCCGTAAGCCGGCCAGGCCGTAATATTTAGAGAAGGTCCGAAGGACGATGACATTGGCGAACCGCTTGAGCAATTCCACCGATTTGGGGAAGTCCGGAGCCGTTGAGAATTCGGCATAGGCCTCATCGATCACGACCAAGACTTCCGGCGGCACCTTTGAAAGAAAAGCGGCCAATTCCGTTGTCGAGAGATAGCTCCCGGTCGGGTTGTGCGGATTAGTCAAAAAGATCAGCTTGGTCCGACCGGTAATAGCGGCCGCGATTGCCGGGAGGTCTTGCCGGTTGTTATTCAGCGGGACGAAAACCGGCCGGCCGTCGAGCAGGCGGGTGACGAATTCGTATAAGCTGAAACTGTTCCGGCAGATGATCGCTTCCTCGCCGGCGGAAAGAAAAGCGGTCGTGATCATCAGCATGATCTCGTCGGAGCCGTTGCCGACGACGATCGAGTCGGCGGTCAGGCCAAACGACTCGGCCAGCTTATTTCGCAAGGAGAGCGCTTGTTGGTCAGGATAAACCTGGGAGCGGCCGGCCGCTTGCTTTAAGGCGTCAATGGCTTTGGGTGAAGGACCGAAAGGATTTTCGTTCGAGGCGAGTTTGATCGCTTTGGGATCGCTCGGAGTTTTCCCCGGGACGTAATCTTTTAGTTGACCGATTGCTTCGCGGATCAACCCCATTAGATCGGGTTCGCCCAGCTAAAACCGATCAGGACCGAGCGCTGGTCTTTCGCGGTAGTTGAATCCAAGACGTTAAGCCCGTTGATGTTCAGGCAAAAGATCGGGGTAAAATAGATCCGCATCCCGGCGTTAAGCTGGGAAAGGTTCTCCCCGAGCATGAAATCACCGACCAGAATAAAAGTGTCGGCGGTCGGGAATTCCCCTCCTAAGACGCCGTAAGGCCGGAATTTATAATTGGGGAAATCCGCCATGAAGCCGAAGGTCATCTTCGGCCCCTGTTTAAAATATTTGGTCGCGACCATGTAGACATCGGTCTGGGTGTAGGAAAAGAGATTCTCCACCCCAAGGGCGACCTTGAGCGGATAAGAATCCTCGTCCGCCGACAACGAAAGTTTCATATTAACAAAAACCCCTTCGCGCAGTTTGTTGGTTACCCGGTCGTTGCCGCCGACGATCCCCAGCTCCAACCCGTGAAATGAACCCATGTTCATGTAGTAATAAAGAACGGAGTCGGCCGTACCCGAGGAAAGGGAGGTCGTAGTCGAGCCGTAGCTCATGCCAAGGTTGTAGTTTTTATACGGCACGACGTCGGCGGCCGGGATCCGGACAAGCCCCGAGGGCCCGTTAAAGGTTGAGGTTGGAAAAACGTTCGGGAACGCGAAGCCGGCGCTCGCCGAACAAAGAACAAGCCAGAGCAGAGAGACACGCATTAAAGTATGCTTCATTTGGTTTCTCCTTTTAGGCGTCGTCATGGACAAGAGAATTATAGAGAGTCTCAATATTTTTTGCAACCGCCGGTGCGGCAAACCGTTCCAGCGCGTCGGCTTGGGCGGCCCGGCCCATTTTTTCGCGGAGCGCTGGATCGCCGACCAGACGGTTAACATGTTCGGTGAAATTGGCCAAATTGCGGGGGACCAGATAACCGTCGATGCCGTTGCGGACCGACCCGGTCAGGGCGCCGGCATATAGGGCGACGACCGGCAGGGCCGAAGCCTTGGCTTCTGCGATCACCATCCCTTGAGTTTCGGTCAGAGACGAGAAAAGAAAAATATCTCCCAGGCAGTAATGGGACAAGATACCGGGGTAAGAGACTTCGGAAACAAAAATAATGTTCTTGTCCCGTTTGTGCCGCTGCTGGAGCTCTTTATCGAGCGGGCCATTACCCACGATCGCCAGATAGACGTTTTGGCGCTTTAAGTGTTCAAACGCTTTGAAAAGAAAGGCCAGGTTCTTTTCTCTGGAAACCCGGCCGGCATAAAGCAAGACGATCGCGTCCTGGGGAATGCCGTAGCGCAGGCGGAGTTCGCGGCGGGTCTCGGCCAAAGAATCGGGGAGCTGGTCCGTTTCTACTCCGGAAGGAATAACCTCGATCCTTTTATTGACCCCGAGCCGCCTTAAATAACGGCGGGCGACTTCGGAAGGGGCGATCACAGCCTCTGCCCCATTGGCGTACTGGCTGATATAAGCAGCGATCCCCATTTTGGCCAGGGCCTTAGGGACGAAGCGGGCGTAATGGGTGTAGCGGGTAAAAAAAGTATGGAACGAGTAAACCAGCGGAATCTTATTGCGGCGAGCAATGAGCCGGGCGAGCAGTCCGGCCTGAAAAGGCGACTGGCTGTGGATAATGTCGACTTTCGGCATATTCCTGACAACCGGAATTGCCAGCCGGAACTTGGGATATCCCCCGGCGATCGAAGGAAAACGGATAATATCCGGGTCAGTGTCGAGGTGACCGGGATAAGACGGCGCTAAAATGTAGACGCGATGTCCGCGCAAGCGCAGGTTCTTGGCCAGGATCTCGGCCGAGTTAGTTACCCCGGAAATATAAGGCTTATAAGAATCGGCGAAAAAAGCGATGTTCATTATTTTGATAAACCAACCTTTTAAAAACACGTAACCCAAAGGGAATCGCTACATATAATTGATCTAGCTAATTCAAGCTAATTAATCCGCTTGAAATATCAAGTAATTATGCAAAATATAGCAACGCAAGGAGCTTAAAAATGAGGGAATTGTTGCTAATTAAGCTGCCAATAACCGCCACGCTTTGGTCCAACATGAATAATCTTTTTTGTTTTTCTTAATTCTTGTAAAATATTTGAGATGTCCTTAGCCTTCAATCCAGTAAATGCATCGGAAAAATCCTTGGGGTAGCCCTTTTTATGTTTTTTCAGATGCGCCAGTATTAATGCCTTCTTTTCTTCTCTTGGTAATCCGGCCAAAGCGGTATGGCGGCCAATTTTGCCCTCATGCCGATAATATTCATGAGAAAGGATATACCTAGCCCCACGAGTTCGCCCAATTTGATCAATTAATCCAAGTTTAATAAATCTTTCTTTGAATACAACTTGGGCGACTTGTTGATTCTCTCTTATCCTTTCTAACTCGAGAAGTTCATCAAAAGAAAATCTTATTTGTTTTTCATTCGCAATATGTTCAAGGAAGCGAATGAAGTTGATGTCTTTGACAACGGCTGGGATATCAAGGACAACGGAAAAGGAATCGCTTCGAGAAAGATTGGGCGTTCCCTTGCCGTCACGAATTGTTTTTTCAAAGATAATATCAAGGCCTTGTCCAGATCTCTCAATTAAGCCAGCCTTTTCAAAGGTTTCAGCAAGTCGTTGATTTCTCCACGCGCTTTTATTGATGGCATTTGTTGGCGTAATTCCTGGCATGAACCCGCCAGGGCTAATGATAGAAAAAGCGTTAGGAGACGCAAGGATAAAAATGGAATGTCCTTTCATTGTGTAATCACGGTGTGCTACGGCATTAAGAATGGCTTCCCTGATACTGTCTCGATCGAAAGAGAGGATGTCGTTTTGAATAAACCCTTCTTTATAAGGCGTTCGTAGGTTCCTTTTGTCAATCTCTTCCCAAATAACATCAAACAGGCCAATAAACGGTCCGCGCCAATTTTCACGAAAATCAAAAGAAGTTTTGTCTGGGACTTGTCTCCATTCAAAAATTATTTCGGAGGAAGGCAAGAAGGCATCGAGAGCTTGGCTTTTGCCGAGCAATACTAAAGCGGCAAAAGTTACATTTTTATCGGAGATTAGTTTCAAATCTGTAAGAAATTGTTCAGGGGAACGCTTAAGATAATTTGAAGACTTTGATTTAGTCGCGCACAAGGACTGAAGGCGGGTAATCGCAGATAAGTCCAAGTCTTTAAAGGAAAGCCCCGGAACAAATTGAGAAGAGAAATCCGGGTCGGTTTCATTTAGTATGTTTTTTGTGGTCGCATCATCCATTTCGGAAAGCGATTCCCCAAGGCGCATGGGAAACTTATAATGACCGTTCGATTTTATTCTGCTGCCTTTAGGCCTGGATGGAACATGAAAAACAAGAACCCGGCCTTTCGGGTGCTGAAGCTCCTCAACATCAATTCTAATTTTTAATGAAGTATATAGCTCATGCGAGAGCTTCTGGTAAGTCCCAGAAAAAGCGGCCGTTCCTTTTATTTCCCCATTATTTGATATGCCCAATATAAGTTTCCCGCCGCCTTCGTTTGCAAGCGCGGCACAGTAGTCCGGCAAATCATTTTTTTTATCAAAACTATTACTAGCTGTTTTAAATTCGAGGTTTAAACCTTCCGGCCTTCTAAGCCAACGGCCTAGTTCTTCAAAAGTTGTCATTTCTCCCCCTCCACTGTCTTGATCTCCTCCTCCGTCAGCCCATATAGCTTATATACCTCGGCGTCGATTTGCTTGTCTGTTTTGGTGATTTCTTCTTTAAGCTGGAGACATTTATTGGAGTTTTCGGGCGTTTTTAATCGCTCCTTATAAAGTCCAAGCAACCTTCTTACGAGTGAGGCCAAGGCTTTTTGTCCTTCGGCGCTTTCTAAGGCCCTAATTGGCAATTTGTCCAGGTTAATTTTTTTGATTTCAGCAAACAATCGCTTATTTTCAGGAACCAAGGATTGATAAACAAATTTCAATAAAGATGAGTTTAAAATGCCTAGCAAATATTCATAGCAGTATTTATGGTTGATAATTTCAATGTTATAAATATTATTCAGATTATAATACTTATCATTATCAATTACCGCCCTAATAACGTCAGAGGTCTGCCTTAAAATAATCTTATCGCGCTCAAAGGGAGCGGTAGGCCTTGGTTCCGCAAGCCAGTCCCCGTATTTGATGAAACGATCTTCCCGAGGGGCAATAACGTATCTATTAATGTCTTTACCCATTAAATACTGCCTATAGCTATTATCGAGTTTTACACAATTATCAAAAGGCCGATCTTCAACTGTTTTTTTATCCTGTTTTGGCTTGCCTTTCCCTGCTTGATAGGGCTTAATACCTAAAATGCAGGTAGCGAGAGCTTTTAATGGAACAGAAACCTTTTGGATCTTGTCTAAAAGGGCGGCATTTCCTGCGAGAGAAATCTCTAGGCGGGGATTTTTCAAAAAATCAGACTGAGGGACAGAGCCATATTCAACATAATTAAAACCACTTTCACTATTAACTATGGCATACTTAACGATGTTGTTGGCTAAAGAAGAATTATTTGGCCGTTTTTCAAATATAAAAACACAAGTATCTCCGATTTCAGCGGCCCCAAAAACCCTATGCTTAAGAATTAGCACCTCTAAGAGATTGAAGTTGTCAAAAATCAACTTACGAAGGTGATAAAAATAATGTTGGGAAAGAAATACAGCAGGGGTAATAAACCCTAGGCGACCCCCCTTACGCAAAAGAGTGGCGGCCCTTTCAATAAAAAGAGAAAAACTGTTTACCTGATATTCAAAGGATTTATAATTAGATTTAAAATATTCTTTGTCCTCTTCTGCTCCAAACAGAGAAATATACGGCGGATTCCCAATAATTACATCAAATCCCCCTTGCTTGAAAACATCTGGGAACTGTTCTTCCCAGTTAAAGGGCTTCTTGTCGTGCCAGTTGACGCCGAAATGTTTTTTGAGCTCTTCCGGTGTTCCGGATATTAACGAATTGCCGCATTTGATATTTGAAGAGATGTTTGGTAGGGTCCGCCTTTCTGCTAAAGCGCGGAGCATGAGGTTAAGTTGGGCGATCTCGACCGCTTTTTCGTCAAGGTCGACCCCATAAATATTATTTTGCAGGGCCTTCACCCGACGGTTATAAGGCATATTCTTAAATTCAGTGGTTTGCTCATAATATTTGTCCATAACATCAAGCGCCTTAATAAGAAAAGAGCCGGAGCCGCAGGCAGGGTCCAATATTTTAATCAGACCGGCCTTTTCGGGGGGCATTTCGGCCAGTAATTTCCCCAGAGTGTTTTCGACGATGTAATCGACGATATATTTGGGGGTATAATATATTCCTTGTTCTTTGCGATGCGGCTTCCCTTCGACCAGCTTCCCTCGTTTTAGAATATGGCCGAGATACTGCTCGTAAATACCGCCCAGGACGTCGGCGGGGATACTCTTAAAATCATAATGGATCTTTTCTTGGCCATTGTAATAAAGTCCGTTGATGATGGAGTTAATCGTCCCATTAAAAAGATTGACCTTTTCACACGGGTGGCCGGGAGCGAATAGGCTGGTATCATAAAAATGATAATACTCAAAAATGGCCACGACCTTATCGTACAGTTCGCCTTTTTTGTCTTTTTCTTCCCAATCTCTTAACGCCGCGCGAAGCCGCTCGTTCTCGATTTTACGGTCCTCGCAGGAGCGGATGAAGATCAACCGATCGAGAATCTTTTGAACGACTTCTTCTTTTTCTTCGCCGGACAGAGTGATCGTTTGATTTAACTTGTTTAGGTCTTCTAATAGGGCTTTGCGCCAAGTAAGTAAGTCATCAAATATTGCCTCGTTAACCGGGCGTCGTTTGGCTTTTTTTCCATATTGTTCCGCTTTCTTCCCGAGTAAGCCGGTTTCGAGGCTTTCTTTAGATAACAACCAGAGATCGTCAAACCGCTCCAGGTATTCAGTGTACTTTAAGTCAATGAACAGGTTTTTGGAAATATATGGCTCGCGCCATTCGGCATTGAAGATCTTTACTCCTTCAAAATCGGAAAGTACGGCCCAAGTAACGCTTTTGTACCAGGCGTAATCAATGGTTTGCTCCGCCCAGCGCTCTTCTTCCAGGTCAACGGAGATTTGCTTGGCTTCAAGATAGAACTTTGTAATACCGTTTAGCTTGAAAGCGTAGTCAACGATGCCGTTGGAGACGTTTTCTTCCTCGGCAACTTCATAGCTGTTTCTAATGTCCCAGCCAAGAGCTTCAAAAAGGGGCATAATAAAATCTTTGCGGGTGTTAGCTTCGTTGAAATCTTTAAGCTTCCCTGCTTTAGCAATTAATTCATACTTTTCAATTAAAGCGGCAATCTTCTTTTTTGCCTGTTCTTTTGTGCTCATAACGTGATTTTACCGTTAATAACAGAGGAAAACAAGAATAACCGCGACGTTTAGTCGCGGGGTATGCCTTTCGTAGGAAACTGCGGCGATGTTGCCGCAGGTTTCCGAAGGGGTTACTTCCCGCTCTTTTTGGTCAGACGTTTCAGGGTGGCCTGGAATTTTAATTGTTCTTTGTTGTCGTAAGCTGGGAAGCCGGAAACGACGGAGTCGGCCGGGATATCTTTGGTAACGCCTGACCTGGCCATAACGATGGTGTTGTCGCCGACGGTAATATGTCCGTTGAATCCGGACATGCCGCCGACCTGCACGTGCCTGCCGAAGGTGACCGAACCAGCAAAGCCGACCAGAGCGGTAATGGCGCACGACTCCCCGATCCGGCAATTGTGGGCGATATGGGTGAGGCAGTCGATCTTGGTCCCCCGGCCGATGCGCGTCGCGCCGATCGTCCCGCGGGCGACGCAGACATTGGCGTAGATCTCGACGTTGTCCTCAATGATTACTGTTCCGACTTGGGGGATCTTGACGTGTTGCTCGTTTTCCCAGGAAAAACCGAAACCGTCGACGCCGATCCTGGCGCCGGCGTGGATGATGACGTTAGCGCCGATAACAACTCGGTCGTAGATCGTGACATTGGAGTGAATGATCGTATTCTCTCCAATCTGGCAATCTTCCCCGATGCAAGAGAAATGGCCGACTGAAACGTTCTTCCCCAACTGGGCGCTTTTGGCGATGGCCGCTTTATCGGAAATAGTGCCGGGCTGGCTTGGCGCAATGAAGCCAGATAAGATTTTTGCCATGGCCAGTCGCGGATTTTTAACCTGCAGATAGGCTTTACCTTGAGTGTTGGCTGGGGCCTTGGTGGCGACGACGGCGGAGGCGGAGGATGAAAAGGCCGGGATGAGATTCTTGTCTTCTAGAACAAAAACGAGATCCCCAACCCCGGCCTCTTCGATAGTCGAAACTTTATTGATCTCTTGGTCAGCGTTACCGTTGACTGTGCCGGAAACAAGTTCGGCTAGTCTTGCGAGTTTCACTTTCCTTTATTCAGCTCGGTGATGACCATGTCGGTCAGGTCCATTCCGCCGATGATCAGTACCTGTTTGTCGAGAACGACTTCAACCCCAACCTTTTTGGCCACTTTTTTGACCGATTCCAGAATGGCGGCCTGAATCCTCCCGGTCAATTCCTGATTCTTTTTGATCAGCGAATCACGCTTGGGGGCCAGCTTTTCTTCGAGCTCTTTCTTCATCTTTTCGAGCTCTTCTTGTTTCTTGCCGTTTTTCTCGGCTTCCTGTAGTTTTTTCTGGCTGTCTTCGAATTCTTTTTTGAAGTTTTCTTCGTCCTTTGACAGATCCTTTTGGGCTTTGTCGGTCTCTTTGTATTCCTTGAAGACCTTTTGGACGTCAATATAGCCGACGGAATCCATGGCCGCGTGAGAGACGCCGGCCAGGAAAACTGCCGCTAGTGCGATTAATAATAGCTTTTTCACGATGTCACCTCCTCTTGTCCAGCGACCGATTTTAACATGGTGATTTTGCTTTGTCTACTGCAGGTTTGCAGCCAAATAAGGAGGACGGCGATGTCGGCCGGCGAGACCCCGGCGATCCGCGACGCCTGGCCGATCGAGGTTGGGCGAATGGCGGTCAACTTAGCCCGAGCTTCAGTGGAAAGCCCTTTTAATATTTGATAATCGAACGATGAGGGGAGCCGCTTATCTTCCAGTTTCTTAAAGCGGGCGATCTGCTCCAGCTGCCGTGCGATATACCCCTGATATTTTTGGGCGATCTCGATCTGTTCCCTGGTTTCCCGGGAAATCGCTTCCTTGGCCAGGACGGCGGCTTTCTTTTTAAGAAAGGCCTGATATCGGGATTCAGAAATAAGCCCAACCCGATAGCCTTTTTCCGTGAGGCGGAGGTCGGCGTTGTCTTGGCGGAGGAGCAGCCGGTATTCGGAGCGGGAGGTCAGCATGCGATACGGCTCTAAGATCTCTTTGGTAATCAGGTCGTCGATCAGCGTGCCGATATAGCTATCGTCCCGACCAAGGATCAGAGGGGGGGCCCCTTTGGTCTTAAGGGCGGCATTGATTCCGGCGACCAACCCTTGGGCGGCCGCCTCTTCGTAGCCGGAAGTTCCGTTAATCTGCCCGGCGCAAAAGAGGCCGGAGATCGTTTTGGTTTCCAGGGTGTATTGAAGTTGGGAGGGGAGGACATAATCGTATTCTACGGCGTACCCAGGGCGGATCATCTCTACGCTTTCCAGTCCCGGCATGGTTCGGAGCATTGCCAGCTGAACATCTTCCGGCAGAGAGGTCGACATCCCCTGGGCGTACATTTCCAGCGTCGAACGACCGGTTGGCTCAATGAAGCACTGCTGACGGTCCTTTTCAGGGAAGCGGACAACCTTGTCTTCGATCGAGGGGCAGTAACGGGGGCCGACCCCTTTGATCTTTCCCTGGTAAAGGGGGGAGCGGTCAAGGTTGGCTCGAATTATCTCGTGTGTTCGTTCGTTGGTCCAGGTCAGATGGCAAGGGATTTGCGGCAGAGAAAAAGTTTCGTTTTCCGGTAAGCCGGACAGCCCATATTGCCGATATTCCCAAGTGAAGGAGAACTGTCGGGGTGGTTCATCCCCGGGTTGGACCGCCATTTTAGAAAAATCGATCGAACGGCGGTTAAGGCGGGCTGGCGTGCCAGTCTTAAGGCGACCTAACTTCAGGCCGGTCTTGGCTAGAGAGTCGGAAAGCTGGTTTGAAGGGCCTTCCCCCATTCGTCCGGCCTCTTGATGGCTCATCCCGACATGGATGACCCCTTTTAGAAATGTTCCGGTGGTGACGATCACGTTCGAGGCGCGATAAACAGGGCCAAGGACCGTTCGTACGCCTTCAATTT
Protein-coding sequences here:
- the gcvT gene encoding glycine cleavage system aminomethyltransferase GcvT; the encoded protein is MLKRTILFNDHLALGAKMVPFGGWEMPVSYKGIIEEHRAVREQAGLFDIGHMGLLRIEGANALPFIQSVATNDASRLAVGQGQYAVLCNEQGGAVDDILIYRFADHYMIICNASNTDKVIAWLTSHRANNVTINQMNDQAMLSIQGPAAIALVEKALNTTLAGLKRNHTLILGQLILSRTGYTGEDGAEIVLPKTLCADYWHKFLALGLQPCGLGARDTLRLEAGLPLYGHEYDDSTTPIEAGYAWAVKLDKGAFIGREALLKPPQRQLVGLELEGRAIPRQGNAVVNEKGASLGVVTSGTFSPTFKRPIAMAYLSSLSDKVFIEIRGTAQPAAIVDKAFYKRVK
- the hisC gene encoding histidinol-phosphate transaminase — protein: MGLIREAIGQLKDYVPGKTPSDPKAIKLASNENPFGPSPKAIDALKQAAGRSQVYPDQQALSLRNKLAESFGLTADSIVVGNGSDEIMLMITTAFLSAGEEAIICRNSFSLYEFVTRLLDGRPVFVPLNNNRQDLPAIAAAITGRTKLIFLTNPHNPTGSYLSTTELAAFLSKVPPEVLVVIDEAYAEFSTAPDFPKSVELLKRFANVIVLRTFSKYYGLAGLRVGYGLARPELTAPLFKTKLPFNVNRPAQAAAEAALGDKRFLEKTLKNNEAGKKQLYAAFALLGVEYIKTEANFVFVNIKKPATDFCRELLARGVSVRPLTSFGFPEAVRVSIGTKGQNDRFIALLKALL
- a CDS encoding glycosyltransferase, whose product is MNIAFFADSYKPYISGVTNSAEILAKNLRLRGHRVYILAPSYPGHLDTDPDIIRFPSIAGGYPKFRLAIPVVRNMPKVDIIHSQSPFQAGLLARLIARRNKIPLVYSFHTFFTRYTHYARFVPKALAKMGIAAYISQYANGAEAVIAPSEVARRYLRRLGVNKRIEVIPSGVETDQLPDSLAETRRELRLRYGIPQDAIVLLYAGRVSREKNLAFLFKAFEHLKRQNVYLAIVGNGPLDKELQQRHKRDKNIIFVSEVSYPGILSHYCLGDIFLFSSLTETQGMVIAEAKASALPVVALYAGALTGSVRNGIDGYLVPRNLANFTEHVNRLVGDPALREKMGRAAQADALERFAAPAVAKNIETLYNSLVHDDA
- a CDS encoding RNA-binding domain-containing protein is translated as MTTFEELGRWLRRPEGLNLEFKTASNSFDKKNDLPDYCAALANEGGGKLILGISNNGEIKGTAAFSGTYQKLSHELYTSLKIRIDVEELQHPKGRVLVFHVPSRPKGSRIKSNGHYKFPMRLGESLSEMDDATTKNILNETDPDFSSQFVPGLSFKDLDLSAITRLQSLCATKSKSSNYLKRSPEQFLTDLKLISDKNVTFAALVLLGKSQALDAFLPSSEIIFEWRQVPDKTSFDFRENWRGPFIGLFDVIWEEIDKRNLRTPYKEGFIQNDILSFDRDSIREAILNAVAHRDYTMKGHSIFILASPNAFSIISPGGFMPGITPTNAINKSAWRNQRLAETFEKAGLIERSGQGLDIIFEKTIRDGKGTPNLSRSDSFSVVLDIPAVVKDINFIRFLEHIANEKQIRFSFDELLELERIRENQQVAQVVFKERFIKLGLIDQIGRTRGARYILSHEYYRHEGKIGRHTALAGLPREEKKALILAHLKKHKKGYPKDFSDAFTGLKAKDISNILQELRKTKKIIHVGPKRGGYWQLN
- a CDS encoding N-6 DNA methylase; the protein is MSTKEQAKKKIAALIEKYELIAKAGKLKDFNEANTRKDFIMPLFEALGWDIRNSYEVAEEENVSNGIVDYAFKLNGITKFYLEAKQISVDLEEERWAEQTIDYAWYKSVTWAVLSDFEGVKIFNAEWREPYISKNLFIDLKYTEYLERFDDLWLLSKESLETGLLGKKAEQYGKKAKRRPVNEAIFDDLLTWRKALLEDLNKLNQTITLSGEEKEEVVQKILDRLIFIRSCEDRKIENERLRAALRDWEEKDKKGELYDKVVAIFEYYHFYDTSLFAPGHPCEKVNLFNGTINSIINGLYYNGQEKIHYDFKSIPADVLGGIYEQYLGHILKRGKLVEGKPHRKEQGIYYTPKYIVDYIVENTLGKLLAEMPPEKAGLIKILDPACGSGSFLIKALDVMDKYYEQTTEFKNMPYNRRVKALQNNIYGVDLDEKAVEIAQLNLMLRALAERRTLPNISSNIKCGNSLISGTPEELKKHFGVNWHDKKPFNWEEQFPDVFKQGGFDVIIGNPPYISLFGAEEDKEYFKSNYKSFEYQVNSFSLFIERAATLLRKGGRLGFITPAVFLSQHYFYHLRKLIFDNFNLLEVLILKHRVFGAAEIGDTCVFIFEKRPNNSSLANNIVKYAIVNSESGFNYVEYGSVPQSDFLKNPRLEISLAGNAALLDKIQKVSVPLKALATCILGIKPYQAGKGKPKQDKKTVEDRPFDNCVKLDNSYRQYLMGKDINRYVIAPREDRFIKYGDWLAEPRPTAPFERDKIILRQTSDVIRAVIDNDKYYNLNNIYNIEIINHKYCYEYLLGILNSSLLKFVYQSLVPENKRLFAEIKKINLDKLPIRALESAEGQKALASLVRRLLGLYKERLKTPENSNKCLQLKEEITKTDKQIDAEVYKLYGLTEEEIKTVEGEK
- the lpxD gene encoding UDP-3-O-(3-hydroxymyristoyl)glucosamine N-acyltransferase, which produces MKLARLAELVSGTVNGNADQEINKVSTIEEAGVGDLVFVLEDKNLIPAFSSSASAVVATKAPANTQGKAYLQVKNPRLAMAKILSGFIAPSQPGTISDKAAIAKSAQLGKNVSVGHFSCIGEDCQIGENTIIHSNVTIYDRVVIGANVIIHAGARIGVDGFGFSWENEQHVKIPQVGTVIIEDNVEIYANVCVARGTIGATRIGRGTKIDCLTHIAHNCRIGESCAITALVGFAGSVTFGRHVQVGGMSGFNGHITVGDNTIVMARSGVTKDIPADSVVSGFPAYDNKEQLKFQATLKRLTKKSGK
- a CDS encoding OmpH family outer membrane protein, coding for MKKLLLIALAAVFLAGVSHAAMDSVGYIDVQKVFKEYKETDKAQKDLSKDEENFKKEFEDSQKKLQEAEKNGKKQEELEKMKKELEEKLAPKRDSLIKKNQELTGRIQAAILESVKKVAKKVGVEVVLDKQVLIIGGMDLTDMVITELNKGK